The following proteins are co-located in the Carassius auratus strain Wakin chromosome 7, ASM336829v1, whole genome shotgun sequence genome:
- the LOC113106286 gene encoding procollagen C-endopeptidase enhancer 2-like isoform X2, with product MWGGLCVWHLGLLFLGLGWVHGQSQTNFTRPVFLCGGHLTTDSGFVASEGFPSHYKANSKCTWYITVPEGQAVVLQFRIFDLEADPTCRYDYVDVYNGHSYTVQKLGRFCGTFRPGALISTSNTMMLEMASDGSTGGRGFLAYFSGGKPHIDENQFCGGRLTKPQGSVKTPNWPESDYPAGISCSWHISVEPNMVIEVKFEKLDLELDSYCRYDYVALFNGGETDESRRIGKFCGDMLPDMVVTNGNELLVHFVSDLSVTAAGFLAHYQSIPRGSRTATANLDTAHGPRVGTSPTKPTTQPARPKPKIKPTPKAPSRPPKPVPPRPTPKPRSKPAPKPKPVRPTPPTRSGARVTPKPAVKVPAKPTKRPTPKNKVKPTSTPAKPKVKPGVKVKPTAKPKISPISKPGNKTTTRAANPLCSQPCKRIGTLMTQFCPSHFVVTGKVTSINPGSQGSAEVEVSIIKVYKAGRLQFRKRGPTKSATLTVTCMKCPALRKGVNYVLMGQVSDEGLATLTPSSFALQYKSVHDKALATLAKKTC from the exons ATGTGGGGTGGTTTGTGCGTGTGGCATTTGGGGCTTCTGTTTTTGGGGTTAGGATGGGTGCATGGGCAAAGCCAGACCAACTTCACAAG GCCTGTATTCCTGTGTGGTGGTCATTTGACGACAGACTCGGGGTTTGTGGCTAGTGAGGGTTTCCCCTCTCATTACAAAGCAAACTCCAAATGCACCTGGTACATCACA GTTCCAGAAGGTCAAGCTGTGGTGCTCCAGTTCAGGATCTTTGATCTAGAGGCGGATCCCACCTGCCGCTACGACTACGTGGATGTCTATAATGGACACTCGTACACGGTGCAGAAACTGGGCCGCTTCTGTGGGACGTTCCGACCTGGAGCCCTCATCTCCACCTCCAACACCATGATGCTAGAGATGGCGTCTGATGGCAGCACAGGAGGAAGAGGATTTCTGGCTTATTTCAGTGGGGGGAAACCACATATCGATG AAAATCAGTTCTGTGGTGGCAGATTGACGAAGCCTCAAGGTTCAGTGAAGACACCGAACTGGCCAGAATCTGATTACCCAGCAGGCATCAGCTGCTCTTGGCACATATCTGTGGAGCCCAACATG GTGATTGAGGTTAAGTTTGAGAAGCTGGACTTGGAATTAGACTCATACTGTCGATATGACTACGTGGCCCTGTTCAACGGGGGCGAGACAGATGAATCTCGACGTATTGGCAAATTCTGTGGAGACATGCTTCCAGA TATGGTTGTGACCAATGGAAATGAGCTGCTGGTGCACTTTGTATCGGATCTAAGTGTGACGGCTGCAGGCTTTCTGGCTCACTACCAGAGTATTCCCCGCGGCTCCCGCACTGCCACGGCTAACCTGGACACAGCACACGGGCCAAGAGTCGGCACTTCACCTACCAAACCCACGACTCAACCAGCAAGACCTAAGCCTAAAATTAAGCCCACACCGAAAGCTCCCTCAAGACCACCTAAACCTGTACCACCCAGACCAACTCCTAAACCGAGATCAAAACCTGCACCCAAGCCTAAACCAGTCAGACCTACTCCCCCAACAAGATCAGGTGCGAGAGTCACACCAAAACCTGCAGTGAAAGTGCCAGCGAAACCTACAAAGAGGCCTACACCTAAAAACAAAGTTAAACCAACAAGTACTCCAGCAAAGCCAAAAGTAAAGCCTGGCGTCAAAGTTAAACCAACAGCAAAGCCAAAAATCAGTCCCATCTCTAAACCTgggaacaaaacaacaacaagagcAG CCAACCCATTGTGTTCCCAACCATGCAAGCGAATAGGCACTCTCATGACCCAATTCTGCCCCAGTCATTTTG TGGTGACTGGTAAAGTGACTTCAATTAATCCTGGATCTCAAGGAAGTGCTGAAGTTGAGGTGTCCATCATTAAGGTCTATAAGGCAGGTAGACTTCAGTTCAGAAAGAGAGGACCCACCAAATCTGCCACACTGACAGTAACATGCATGAAGTGTCCTGCACTGCGTAAAG GAGTGAACTATGTGCTGATGGGCCAGGTGAGTGATGAAGGACTTGCCACTCTGACCCCATCCAGCTTTGCTCTTCAGTATAAGTCCGTGCATGACAAAGCACTGGCCACCCTCGCAAAGAAAACATGCTGA
- the LOC113106286 gene encoding procollagen C-endopeptidase enhancer 2-like isoform X1, with amino-acid sequence MWGGLCVWHLGLLFLGLGWVHGQSQTNFTRPVFLCGGHLTTDSGFVASEGFPSHYKANSKCTWYITVPEGQAVVLQFRIFDLEADPTCRYDYVDVYNGHSYTVQKLGRFCGTFRPGALISTSNTMMLEMASDGSTGGRGFLAYFSGGKPHIDENQFCGGRLTKPQGSVKTPNWPESDYPAGISCSWHISVEPNMVIEVKFEKLDLELDSYCRYDYVALFNGGETDESRRIGKFCGDMLPDMVVTNGNELLVHFVSDLSVTAAGFLAHYQSIPRGSRTATANLDTAHGPRVGTSPTKPTTQPARPKPKIKPTPKAPSRPPKPVPPRPTPKPRSKPAPKPKPVRPTPPTRSGARVTPKPAVKVPAKPTKRPTPKNKVKPTSTPAKPKVKPGVKVKPTAKPKISPISKPGNKTTTRAVANPLCSQPCKRIGTLMTQFCPSHFVVTGKVTSINPGSQGSAEVEVSIIKVYKAGRLQFRKRGPTKSATLTVTCMKCPALRKGVNYVLMGQVSDEGLATLTPSSFALQYKSVHDKALATLAKKTC; translated from the exons ATGTGGGGTGGTTTGTGCGTGTGGCATTTGGGGCTTCTGTTTTTGGGGTTAGGATGGGTGCATGGGCAAAGCCAGACCAACTTCACAAG GCCTGTATTCCTGTGTGGTGGTCATTTGACGACAGACTCGGGGTTTGTGGCTAGTGAGGGTTTCCCCTCTCATTACAAAGCAAACTCCAAATGCACCTGGTACATCACA GTTCCAGAAGGTCAAGCTGTGGTGCTCCAGTTCAGGATCTTTGATCTAGAGGCGGATCCCACCTGCCGCTACGACTACGTGGATGTCTATAATGGACACTCGTACACGGTGCAGAAACTGGGCCGCTTCTGTGGGACGTTCCGACCTGGAGCCCTCATCTCCACCTCCAACACCATGATGCTAGAGATGGCGTCTGATGGCAGCACAGGAGGAAGAGGATTTCTGGCTTATTTCAGTGGGGGGAAACCACATATCGATG AAAATCAGTTCTGTGGTGGCAGATTGACGAAGCCTCAAGGTTCAGTGAAGACACCGAACTGGCCAGAATCTGATTACCCAGCAGGCATCAGCTGCTCTTGGCACATATCTGTGGAGCCCAACATG GTGATTGAGGTTAAGTTTGAGAAGCTGGACTTGGAATTAGACTCATACTGTCGATATGACTACGTGGCCCTGTTCAACGGGGGCGAGACAGATGAATCTCGACGTATTGGCAAATTCTGTGGAGACATGCTTCCAGA TATGGTTGTGACCAATGGAAATGAGCTGCTGGTGCACTTTGTATCGGATCTAAGTGTGACGGCTGCAGGCTTTCTGGCTCACTACCAGAGTATTCCCCGCGGCTCCCGCACTGCCACGGCTAACCTGGACACAGCACACGGGCCAAGAGTCGGCACTTCACCTACCAAACCCACGACTCAACCAGCAAGACCTAAGCCTAAAATTAAGCCCACACCGAAAGCTCCCTCAAGACCACCTAAACCTGTACCACCCAGACCAACTCCTAAACCGAGATCAAAACCTGCACCCAAGCCTAAACCAGTCAGACCTACTCCCCCAACAAGATCAGGTGCGAGAGTCACACCAAAACCTGCAGTGAAAGTGCCAGCGAAACCTACAAAGAGGCCTACACCTAAAAACAAAGTTAAACCAACAAGTACTCCAGCAAAGCCAAAAGTAAAGCCTGGCGTCAAAGTTAAACCAACAGCAAAGCCAAAAATCAGTCCCATCTCTAAACCTgggaacaaaacaacaacaagagcAG TAGCCAACCCATTGTGTTCCCAACCATGCAAGCGAATAGGCACTCTCATGACCCAATTCTGCCCCAGTCATTTTG TGGTGACTGGTAAAGTGACTTCAATTAATCCTGGATCTCAAGGAAGTGCTGAAGTTGAGGTGTCCATCATTAAGGTCTATAAGGCAGGTAGACTTCAGTTCAGAAAGAGAGGACCCACCAAATCTGCCACACTGACAGTAACATGCATGAAGTGTCCTGCACTGCGTAAAG GAGTGAACTATGTGCTGATGGGCCAGGTGAGTGATGAAGGACTTGCCACTCTGACCCCATCCAGCTTTGCTCTTCAGTATAAGTCCGTGCATGACAAAGCACTGGCCACCCTCGCAAAGAAAACATGCTGA